In the genome of Leptospira inadai serovar Lyme str. 10, one region contains:
- a CDS encoding amidohydrolase family protein — translation MIRRISGRFQTSSGSFEAVLEIDPNTGLISAIHRDSLLRSPEQGDLSFDPDQSVIFSGFGDIHVHAREDETKKHIYKEDFHSAGLAAINGGVIHIADMPNNPSPPVNDETYLRKQELADRSPIRITLYAGIGPKTKPLTLHVPYKAFMGPSVGELFFHSNEQLEDTIRQYEGKNVSFHCEDPEVLEKKQGEFLHEDRRPPEAETLATDFALYLIEKYKLKGKLCHYSTGEGLQRIINAKRRGISVTCEVTPTHLYFDRTMLTDENRHWFQMNPPLRGPEDKTALLQGIRDGWIDYLATDHAPHSVEEKKRGTSGISQLDTYALFVTWLHREGQISLEKIAAICSENPGEFVNEFLPKEYGKGFGKLEPGYCASFTVLNFHKPTTFRKEDIKSKSGWSPFENVTFPGSILAVIHRGLRVK, via the coding sequence ATCATTCGCAGAATATCGGGCAGATTTCAAACTTCAAGCGGTTCCTTTGAGGCCGTCCTGGAAATAGATCCGAATACTGGGCTTATTTCCGCGATTCATCGGGATTCTCTCCTTCGATCGCCGGAGCAAGGGGATTTATCCTTCGATCCCGATCAGTCCGTGATCTTTTCCGGATTCGGGGACATTCATGTTCACGCTCGAGAAGACGAAACAAAAAAGCATATTTACAAAGAGGATTTTCACTCTGCCGGATTGGCTGCGATCAACGGAGGCGTAATACATATCGCCGATATGCCCAATAATCCGAGCCCGCCGGTTAACGATGAAACCTATCTGCGAAAGCAAGAATTAGCGGATCGATCTCCGATTCGGATCACCCTCTATGCAGGGATCGGGCCGAAAACCAAACCCTTAACATTACATGTTCCTTATAAAGCTTTTATGGGTCCGTCCGTAGGGGAATTATTCTTTCATTCCAACGAACAGTTGGAAGATACGATAAGGCAATATGAAGGAAAAAACGTTAGTTTTCATTGCGAAGATCCCGAAGTTTTGGAAAAAAAACAAGGTGAATTCCTGCATGAGGATCGAAGACCACCGGAAGCCGAGACTTTGGCCACCGATTTCGCTCTTTACCTGATCGAAAAATATAAACTGAAAGGTAAGCTCTGTCATTATTCCACTGGGGAAGGATTGCAGAGAATAATCAATGCTAAGCGAAGAGGAATTTCGGTAACTTGCGAAGTAACTCCGACCCATCTCTATTTCGATCGAACCATGCTTACGGATGAGAATCGACATTGGTTTCAAATGAATCCCCCCTTACGCGGGCCCGAAGATAAAACCGCGCTTCTCCAAGGTATTCGAGACGGTTGGATCGATTATCTAGCCACGGACCATGCCCCCCATTCCGTAGAAGAAAAAAAAAGGGGAACATCAGGAATCTCTCAACTGGACACCTACGCTCTCTTCGTTACGTGGCTCCATCGTGAGGGACAAATATCGTTGGAAAAAATCGCCGCAATTTGCTCGGAAAATCCCGGAGAATTCGTGAACGAATTTCTTCCGAAAGAATACGGTAAAGGATTCGGAAAATTGGAACCGGGATACTGTGCGAGTTTTACCGTCCTGAATTTTCATAAACCTACAACCTTCCGGAAAGAGGATATCAAAAGCAAAAGCGGATGGTCTCCTTTCGAAAATGTCACGTTTCCCGGAAGTATTCTCGCAGTTATCCATCGAGGACTCAGAGTTAAATAA
- a CDS encoding short chain dehydrogenase family protein — MEMHLKEKIALITGSTVGIGSAITIQLLNEGTTVFINGRTKNFVDKVPVSIRKVLPNSKVDGAALRGDFGVVKSTF; from the coding sequence ATGGAAATGCACTTAAAGGAAAAAATCGCGTTGATCACCGGATCGACTGTAGGAATCGGATCGGCGATCACTATACAATTGTTAAACGAAGGTACGACCGTCTTCATAAACGGTAGGACGAAGAATTTTGTGGACAAAGTGCCGGTATCGATAAGGAAAGTTCTGCCGAATTCAAAAGTGGACGGCGCCGCATTACGAGGGGACTTCGGGGTCGTGAAGTCGACATTTTAA
- a CDS encoding LLM class flavin-dependent oxidoreductase: protein MLKLSVLDQSPIRKGGTAKQAIRETIELIRFVDRLGYHRFWVSEHHNILGLAGSSPEVLIAHLAGETNRIRVGSGGVMLPNHSSLKVAENFRMLETLFPGRIDLGVGRAPGGDRLTAAILNPGNSFIQNDFVQQLIDLKHFLTDTIEPDSIQAKVRAIPIAETVPELWILTSSGESGLLAAHFGMALSFAHFINPNGGRQAMHAYREKFQQSEALKNPKGSVGIFVLCSDTEEKANELRAVMDRQLLNIEKGISEGIVSYDEIKSQRYADAEEYRIAYNRGRMVTGTPDQVKVKLLQLAKEYQVDEIVVTTITHDFGDRLRSYQLLAEAFELEK, encoded by the coding sequence ATGCTGAAACTAAGCGTCTTAGATCAATCTCCGATACGAAAGGGTGGCACCGCAAAGCAAGCGATCCGGGAAACGATCGAGCTGATACGCTTCGTGGATCGTTTAGGATATCATCGTTTTTGGGTATCAGAACATCATAATATACTAGGGTTAGCCGGATCAAGCCCTGAAGTATTAATCGCACATTTAGCCGGCGAAACGAATAGAATTCGAGTCGGTTCGGGAGGAGTCATGCTTCCGAATCATAGTTCTCTTAAAGTCGCGGAAAATTTTAGAATGTTGGAGACCCTTTTTCCGGGAAGAATCGACTTGGGCGTAGGACGAGCGCCCGGGGGAGACCGATTAACCGCTGCAATTCTGAATCCGGGAAACAGTTTTATCCAAAACGATTTTGTACAACAACTTATAGATCTGAAACATTTCCTTACCGACACGATAGAGCCTGATTCCATACAGGCGAAAGTGAGGGCGATCCCGATTGCGGAAACCGTCCCCGAGTTATGGATCTTAACGTCCAGCGGAGAAAGCGGCCTTTTAGCGGCTCATTTTGGAATGGCATTGTCCTTTGCTCATTTCATCAATCCGAACGGAGGGCGGCAGGCGATGCATGCCTACCGAGAAAAATTTCAGCAATCGGAAGCTCTAAAGAATCCGAAAGGAAGCGTGGGGATTTTCGTGCTTTGTTCGGATACCGAAGAAAAAGCCAACGAACTTCGTGCGGTTATGGATCGACAACTACTGAATATCGAGAAAGGAATCAGCGAAGGGATCGTTTCTTACGATGAAATAAAATCCCAAAGATACGCGGACGCCGAGGAATATCGTATTGCCTATAACCGAGGGCGAATGGTAACCGGAACACCCGATCAAGTTAAAGTAAAGCTCTTGCAATTAGCTAAAGAATACCAAGTCGACGAAATCGTAGTCACTACGATTACCCATGATTTCGGCGACCGGCTGCGATCCTATCAACTCTTAGCGGAGGCATTCGAACTAGAAAAATGA
- a CDS encoding acetyl-CoA C-acetyltransferase, producing MEEAVILDGIRTPFGNFGGTLKDISAVDLGVHVSKTLLERTKINPEDIAESIFGNVIPTGKEAIYLARHIGLKTGLPLSVPALTLNRLCGSGMEAIIQAAKKIYLGDAEAVLAGGSESMSNAPYVVRNARWGVRYGSSEFEDSLEQGLTDQYVGLIMGATAENLADQYKISRKEQDDWAGISQSRAEKATLEGRLKEEIISVTVGGKKPITLEKDEFIKGAASIEKLGGLKPAFRDGGTVTAGNASGLNDGAAATIVTSASYAKRIGRKPLAIIRGYGHAGCDPAKMGIGPAIAIPAALKKAGLKLSDMSLVEVNEAFAAQYLAVQKELGLNPDITNVNGGAVAIGHPLGASGARVTITLAYELRRRKAKYGVASLCIGGGQGIALVLENPEV from the coding sequence ATGGAAGAAGCGGTTATTTTAGACGGGATCAGGACTCCTTTCGGTAATTTTGGGGGGACCTTAAAAGATATTAGTGCGGTGGACTTGGGCGTTCATGTATCGAAGACTCTTTTAGAAAGAACTAAAATAAATCCCGAAGACATCGCCGAATCGATTTTCGGAAACGTTATACCTACCGGAAAAGAGGCCATCTACCTGGCAAGGCATATCGGATTAAAAACCGGTTTACCGTTAAGCGTTCCCGCCCTTACTCTAAATCGCCTTTGCGGTTCCGGAATGGAGGCGATTATTCAAGCGGCAAAGAAGATTTACTTAGGTGATGCGGAGGCGGTTCTTGCAGGCGGTTCCGAGTCTATGAGCAACGCGCCGTACGTCGTTCGTAATGCGCGTTGGGGCGTCCGTTACGGTTCCTCCGAGTTCGAAGACAGTCTCGAACAAGGACTAACGGATCAATATGTAGGATTGATTATGGGAGCCACGGCGGAAAATCTTGCGGACCAGTACAAAATCAGTCGTAAAGAGCAAGACGACTGGGCGGGAATTTCCCAATCGAGGGCGGAGAAAGCGACCTTGGAAGGTCGACTGAAGGAAGAGATCATATCCGTTACCGTCGGCGGGAAAAAACCGATTACCTTGGAAAAGGATGAATTCATTAAAGGCGCTGCTTCGATCGAGAAACTTGGCGGTCTAAAGCCGGCATTCAGGGACGGTGGAACCGTTACTGCCGGAAATGCCTCGGGTTTAAATGACGGCGCCGCCGCGACGATCGTTACGTCGGCTTCCTATGCTAAGCGAATCGGCAGGAAACCGTTGGCCATTATTCGCGGATACGGACATGCAGGTTGTGATCCGGCCAAAATGGGTATCGGGCCGGCCATTGCAATTCCTGCCGCACTCAAAAAAGCGGGATTAAAGCTTTCGGATATGAGTTTAGTCGAGGTAAACGAGGCCTTTGCGGCACAGTACCTTGCCGTTCAAAAAGAACTGGGGTTGAATCCGGATATTACGAATGTCAATGGGGGTGCGGTCGCTATTGGTCACCCGTTGGGAGCTAGTGGAGCGCGGGTTACGATTACTCTCGCTTACGAGTTGAGACGTCGCAAAGCTAAATACGGCGTGGCTTCCTTATGCATCGGGGGCGGTCAAGGAATCGCTCTAGTGTTAGAAAATCCGGAGGTTTAA
- a CDS encoding acetoacetate decarboxylase — translation MKIKEKSPTKPKKKASETSSARSKGGTVASQAKKAVASTPTKKRFSAPWHLNGKGFIFPLLANRSYNVDRGFFDEEDRKSYRGGLGSLIFANYESSDVGPYCEILYIPGNFEYKNRNYKRITRIFVSSQDASEGGIRNWAIPKERADFLWQKEGSITKIEISRNGKIFLRAMVKTLGFNFPVNTSPLDISFLQKKGEGEYLETAFIGKGKGKLARLESFWVDDSFFPNFLNGGGFKTGVGIDPFDLEFPVANKLS, via the coding sequence ATGAAAATAAAGGAAAAAAGCCCAACAAAACCTAAAAAGAAGGCATCCGAAACCTCTTCCGCGCGTTCCAAAGGCGGTACTGTGGCTTCCCAAGCCAAAAAGGCAGTAGCGAGTACCCCGACTAAAAAACGGTTTTCGGCACCTTGGCATCTCAACGGAAAAGGATTTATCTTTCCGCTATTGGCCAATCGGTCCTATAACGTAGACAGAGGCTTTTTCGACGAAGAAGATCGCAAGAGCTACCGTGGTGGTCTTGGCTCGCTTATATTCGCGAATTACGAGTCGTCGGACGTGGGACCTTATTGCGAGATCCTTTATATTCCGGGTAATTTCGAATATAAAAATCGAAACTATAAGCGAATCACGCGGATTTTCGTATCGAGTCAGGATGCGTCGGAAGGAGGGATTCGCAATTGGGCGATTCCGAAAGAACGTGCGGATTTCCTTTGGCAAAAAGAAGGATCTATTACGAAAATTGAAATTTCTCGGAATGGAAAAATTTTTTTAAGAGCGATGGTTAAAACTTTAGGTTTTAATTTTCCGGTGAACACCTCGCCGTTGGATATTTCTTTCTTACAAAAAAAGGGCGAGGGTGAATATTTAGAAACTGCCTTTATCGGAAAGGGGAAAGGGAAACTCGCTCGATTGGAAAGTTTTTGGGTGGATGATAGCTTCTTCCCGAATTTTTTAAACGGAGGCGGATTCAAGACCGGGGTGGGAATCGATCCGTTCGATCTGGAATTTCCCGTCGCGAATAAACTAAGTTGA
- a CDS encoding TetR/AcrR family transcriptional regulator — MTLVATRPKRRTRNSLNKQTIVQAAMEILTEDGIDGLSMRRIAEKLDCSVASPYSHFKSQQDIIKILISQGEAQLTETLREAKLQGKNAYEKLTRIARTYYEFSGNNQELHKVMFNTVHGHMHRKAFPKLPTSYRVFLETIREGCRSGEFIITEEEYPSLARTMYSWMYGIIVLDMTGMLKKRGMGDPLDEGFLFFRKILLGDEI, encoded by the coding sequence ATGACCCTAGTAGCTACTCGCCCGAAACGGCGTACCAGAAACAGCCTTAATAAGCAGACCATCGTGCAAGCTGCGATGGAAATTCTTACCGAAGATGGGATCGACGGATTATCCATGCGAAGAATCGCTGAGAAATTAGATTGCAGCGTTGCGAGTCCTTACTCACATTTTAAAAGCCAGCAGGATATCATCAAGATTTTAATCTCCCAGGGTGAAGCCCAGCTTACGGAAACTTTGAGAGAAGCGAAATTACAGGGTAAAAACGCGTATGAGAAATTAACTCGAATTGCGCGCACTTACTATGAATTTTCCGGAAATAACCAAGAGCTTCACAAAGTCATGTTCAATACCGTTCACGGTCACATGCATCGTAAAGCATTTCCGAAATTGCCCACGAGTTATCGGGTATTTCTCGAAACGATCCGAGAGGGTTGTCGTTCAGGCGAATTTATCATCACCGAAGAGGAATATCCTTCGCTGGCTCGAACAATGTATTCCTGGATGTACGGTATAATCGTTTTAGATATGACCGGTATGCTTAAGAAGCGCGGTATGGGTGACCCTCTGGATGAAGGATTTTTATTCTTCCGCAAAATTCTTTTAGGCGACGAGATATAA
- a CDS encoding alpha/beta fold hydrolase codes for MKKKVFLFASVLVLLALASAPYLRSVETEELTSEIRSKVEGKFVRLSKGLTHYRISGSENGKLVVLVHGFTTPYFIWDSTTDALERAGYRVLRFDLYGRGYSDRPNTIYDIPLFQTQLEELLSALKISDPFDIIGLSMGGPICASFVSKNSERVRKVVLIDPFSEKAKIFPLNLRGIGEYVSASIFIPALPERLTGDFFNPERIPEGWKKKYQEQMKFKGFGSAILSTLRNLLSIDPKPVYERLAETKKPVLLIWGEEDRTTPLATGSYVKELLKPTFLLVPKSGHLPHIERPEIVFPELISFLSK; via the coding sequence ATGAAAAAGAAAGTATTTCTATTCGCTTCCGTCCTAGTACTGTTGGCGCTTGCTTCAGCCCCATATCTTAGATCCGTAGAAACGGAAGAATTAACTTCCGAAATCAGAAGTAAAGTGGAAGGAAAGTTCGTGCGCCTCTCTAAGGGGCTGACTCATTATCGGATTTCCGGTTCGGAAAACGGTAAATTGGTAGTTTTAGTTCACGGATTTACAACGCCGTATTTTATTTGGGACTCGACGACGGACGCGTTGGAACGGGCCGGTTACAGGGTTCTTCGATTCGATCTATACGGGAGAGGTTACTCGGATCGACCGAACACAATCTACGATATTCCACTGTTTCAAACCCAGTTAGAGGAACTCCTATCCGCATTAAAGATTTCCGATCCGTTCGATATAATCGGTCTTTCTATGGGAGGACCCATTTGCGCGAGTTTCGTGAGTAAAAATTCCGAGCGTGTTAGAAAAGTCGTACTAATAGATCCTTTCTCCGAAAAGGCGAAAATTTTTCCCTTAAACCTCCGTGGGATCGGGGAATACGTATCCGCTTCGATTTTCATCCCCGCCCTACCCGAACGTTTAACCGGAGATTTTTTCAACCCCGAAAGAATTCCCGAAGGCTGGAAAAAGAAGTATCAGGAACAAATGAAATTCAAAGGTTTCGGGTCCGCAATCCTATCCACGCTTAGGAATCTTCTTTCTATCGACCCGAAACCCGTTTATGAACGTTTGGCCGAAACAAAAAAACCGGTATTGTTGATTTGGGGGGAAGAAGATCGAACGACTCCTCTTGCCACCGGTTCTTACGTGAAAGAGCTACTAAAACCCACTTTCTTATTAGTGCCTAAATCAGGTCATCTTCCGCATATCGAGCGTCCGGAAATCGTTTTTCCGGAATTGATAAGCTTTCTTTCAAAGTAA
- a CDS encoding rhodanese-like domain-containing protein, whose product MIPKELKTRLDARKSGDDDFYLLDVRNPNEQEICLIEGTDLLIPVTDLPAHIAELEPWKQSGKDIIVYCRSGGRSGSACAFLKSAGYAKVFNLEGGILRYSDDVDSTLAKY is encoded by the coding sequence ATGATTCCAAAAGAGCTGAAAACAAGACTAGATGCCCGCAAATCGGGAGACGATGATTTTTATCTTTTGGATGTGCGTAATCCGAACGAACAGGAAATATGCCTGATCGAAGGAACGGATTTATTGATTCCGGTAACCGATCTCCCGGCTCATATAGCGGAGCTAGAACCATGGAAGCAATCCGGGAAAGATATCATTGTGTATTGCCGATCGGGCGGACGGTCCGGAAGTGCCTGCGCGTTTTTGAAATCGGCAGGCTATGCAAAGGTTTTTAATCTGGAAGGCGGGATTCTGAGATATTCCGATGATGTCGATTCTACCTTAGCTAAGTATTAA
- a CDS encoding ABC-F family ATP-binding cassette domain-containing protein produces the protein MLQFIDIKHRFGSSTLFDKFSWHIKPGSKVALVGPNGSGKSTLFRMAEGDLIPEEGIVSRSKHTEISLFQQIPDFDFEVSVIETALTRHKHYNEYVIRSRDIHSRMDSTDHDSPEFNNLLEEQSSLEEYAFTYGVHELEARARKIIGGLGFSNEQMERKVREFSPGYQHRLGLAIAILNPGNLLLLDEPTNHLDHASKEWLGEYLRTTNRSFVLVTHDPEFLNATTDTIAELNPSGVLEFKGTLEDYFEHKNELLEKLRVQFQKEEAYLKKRTEWVERFRAKATKARAVQSVIKKLEKREKVEAPEDSFWNSKTDYTFNYIPCGNMAFRVEDADFSYDGKRPYIFEGAELHVSTGDKIAVIGPNGAGKSTFLRCILGIHKLSDGTITFGPKTKIGYFSQNHHEDLDPDKSLLETVLSVYPDMSEVEARSLLGYFSFSDDRVYKKVGLLSGGEQSRLRLALLVKFGSNCLFLDEPTNHLDLVVRDNLKRALQAYPGAVLVISHDPEFLKDLCNRTISVSGGKIRDLNTSFADYLRFPPEDLQSEGGINKPQESSLSNESKDKTRSQRNADKNRVKKIQKEIEQIESKIALLEKNKSNSEELLADPQFYKNRSYQLELDTYNQTKLEIGRLTEQWESLQLELEELSAIA, from the coding sequence ATGCTACAGTTTATAGATATCAAGCACAGGTTCGGTAGTTCTACCCTCTTTGATAAATTTTCCTGGCATATTAAACCCGGTTCCAAGGTCGCTCTTGTCGGACCGAACGGTTCCGGAAAATCCACTTTGTTCCGTATGGCGGAAGGCGATCTTATTCCCGAAGAAGGAATCGTAAGCAGATCCAAGCATACCGAAATTTCCCTTTTCCAGCAAATCCCGGATTTCGATTTCGAAGTATCCGTCATCGAAACGGCGTTAACGCGCCATAAACATTATAACGAATATGTAATCCGTTCCCGCGATATTCATTCCCGTATGGACTCTACGGATCATGACTCTCCCGAATTTAATAATCTATTAGAAGAGCAAAGCTCCCTGGAAGAATACGCATTTACGTACGGGGTTCATGAGTTGGAAGCTAGGGCCCGCAAAATCATAGGTGGATTAGGCTTTTCTAACGAACAAATGGAACGCAAGGTGCGAGAGTTCTCTCCCGGCTATCAACATAGACTCGGATTGGCGATCGCGATTCTAAACCCCGGAAACCTTCTTCTTTTGGACGAACCGACGAACCATTTGGATCATGCGTCCAAGGAATGGCTGGGAGAATATCTTAGAACCACGAATCGATCCTTCGTTCTGGTTACCCACGATCCCGAATTTTTAAACGCGACCACGGATACGATTGCGGAGTTAAATCCTTCGGGTGTGCTCGAATTTAAGGGGACTTTGGAAGATTACTTCGAGCATAAAAACGAACTTTTAGAAAAGCTCCGCGTGCAATTCCAAAAAGAAGAAGCTTATCTAAAAAAAAGAACCGAATGGGTCGAAAGGTTTCGTGCGAAAGCCACCAAGGCAAGGGCGGTTCAAAGCGTTATTAAGAAGCTTGAAAAAAGGGAGAAGGTGGAAGCTCCCGAAGATTCCTTTTGGAATTCGAAAACGGATTATACTTTCAATTATATTCCTTGCGGCAACATGGCATTTCGAGTCGAGGATGCCGATTTTTCTTACGACGGTAAGAGGCCCTATATTTTCGAGGGAGCCGAGCTGCACGTATCCACCGGGGATAAGATCGCGGTTATCGGACCGAATGGCGCCGGGAAATCCACTTTTTTGAGATGCATATTAGGGATTCATAAATTATCCGACGGCACCATAACCTTTGGCCCAAAGACCAAAATCGGATATTTTTCCCAAAACCATCATGAGGATTTGGATCCGGATAAATCGCTTTTGGAAACCGTCCTTTCCGTCTATCCGGATATGTCCGAAGTAGAGGCTAGAAGTCTATTAGGGTATTTTTCTTTTTCGGACGATCGGGTTTATAAGAAAGTCGGCTTACTTTCCGGGGGTGAACAGAGTCGACTGAGATTAGCCTTGCTGGTAAAGTTCGGATCTAATTGTCTCTTTTTGGACGAGCCGACGAATCATTTGGATTTGGTCGTTAGAGATAACTTGAAGCGAGCCTTGCAGGCTTATCCAGGCGCAGTGCTCGTAATCTCGCATGACCCCGAATTTTTAAAAGATCTCTGCAACCGTACGATTTCCGTTTCGGGCGGTAAAATTCGGGATCTGAATACTAGTTTTGCGGATTATCTCAGATTCCCGCCCGAAGACTTACAGTCGGAGGGCGGGATCAACAAACCGCAAGAATCTTCGCTATCGAACGAATCGAAGGATAAAACCCGCTCGCAGAGAAACGCGGATAAAAATCGGGTTAAAAAAATTCAGAAAGAAATCGAACAAATCGAATCAAAAATAGCTTTATTAGAAAAAAATAAATCTAATTCCGAGGAACTATTAGCCGATCCTCAATTTTATAAAAATCGTAGTTACCAATTGGAATTAGACACTTATAATCAAACGAAACTCGAAATCGGTCGTTTAACCGAACAATGGGAAAGCTTGCAATTGGAATTGGAAGAGCTTTCCGCAATCGCATAA
- a CDS encoding DoxX family protein: MVYSFFATKPGIGPLLIRMGLAICIFPHGAQKAVGWFEGSGFEVAMDYFTNTLGFPYFMGVLAIVFEFTGSICISVGFLTRLWALGIGITLSVAGLTHMDHGFFMNWFGDKGGEGFEYHILAASMAFSLVISGGGSYSIDRPIAHQLL, translated from the coding sequence ATGGTTTACTCATTCTTCGCTACTAAACCCGGAATCGGCCCCTTACTGATAAGAATGGGTCTGGCCATCTGCATCTTCCCTCATGGAGCCCAAAAGGCCGTGGGCTGGTTTGAAGGTTCCGGCTTCGAAGTAGCGATGGATTACTTTACGAATACCCTGGGATTTCCTTATTTCATGGGTGTGCTGGCGATCGTATTCGAATTTACCGGTTCGATCTGTATTAGCGTGGGCTTTCTCACTCGTCTTTGGGCTCTAGGAATCGGCATAACATTGAGTGTCGCAGGACTGACCCATATGGATCACGGTTTTTTTATGAATTGGTTCGGAGATAAAGGAGGCGAGGGATTCGAGTATCATATCCTTGCAGCTTCGATGGCCTTTTCCTTAGTCATAAGCGGCGGGGGTTCCTATTCTATCGACAGACCCATTGCGCACCAGCTGCTATAA
- a CDS encoding FecR family protein has protein sequence MNGMTPEFEPYAEFLKRTRAVSKLPDFDPSWIGKSPRFEVEAVVVETSNKSNIVELPKSSRRVFWIAAAAVLLVGIGIGGYFKFSKSQAPVVEGAILKAAVVFVKGDAKVVRDVEAPIHLGDILTEGDRIVTGSGGSVDIGLTDSSIIRLKEKSTLLLKGMRETEASQVKLSLLSGRILSLVEKEKKNANFVVDTPTVVAAVRGTSFEVDANSEESSVYVADGAVEVTPLVNDEAQKVLNVGGLVVVTVQKATYYEDTDRSKKVLPEYTEMRKNLNALDKEVMETTRNLKSAKTEAELSQMYDKNIEQIILKDGRELRGVVVSQKKGKLIIQTLKGSYILDEAVVETIRY, from the coding sequence ATGAATGGGATGACACCTGAATTCGAACCCTATGCCGAGTTCCTCAAAAGGACTCGTGCCGTTTCTAAACTCCCCGACTTCGATCCTTCGTGGATTGGAAAGTCTCCCCGCTTTGAAGTGGAGGCAGTCGTTGTGGAAACCTCAAATAAGAGTAATATAGTGGAACTTCCTAAATCGAGTCGTCGCGTCTTTTGGATCGCAGCGGCAGCAGTTCTCTTAGTTGGTATTGGTATAGGCGGATATTTCAAATTTTCCAAATCACAAGCACCGGTCGTAGAAGGAGCAATTCTGAAAGCCGCAGTGGTGTTTGTAAAAGGGGATGCGAAAGTCGTTCGTGATGTAGAAGCTCCGATTCATCTGGGCGATATTTTGACCGAAGGGGATCGAATCGTTACGGGTTCGGGAGGATCGGTAGATATAGGACTCACCGATTCTAGTATCATTCGCCTTAAGGAAAAATCGACTTTATTGTTAAAAGGAATGCGTGAGACGGAAGCTTCTCAAGTAAAACTCTCCCTTCTGTCGGGTAGAATTTTGAGCTTGGTGGAGAAAGAAAAGAAGAATGCAAACTTCGTAGTCGACACCCCGACTGTCGTAGCGGCCGTTCGTGGTACGTCGTTTGAAGTAGATGCAAATTCCGAAGAATCTTCCGTTTACGTTGCTGACGGAGCCGTCGAAGTCACACCTTTGGTAAACGATGAAGCGCAGAAAGTCTTGAACGTCGGCGGGTTAGTGGTTGTCACGGTTCAGAAAGCCACCTATTATGAAGACACGGATCGCAGTAAGAAAGTTCTTCCGGAATACACTGAAATGCGTAAGAACCTAAATGCATTAGACAAAGAAGTTATGGAGACTACGAGAAATCTCAAGTCTGCTAAGACCGAAGCGGAGTTGAGCCAAATGTATGATAAGAATATCGAGCAAATCATTTTGAAAGATGGACGTGAACTCCGCGGAGTGGTCGTTTCTCAGAAAAAAGGTAAGCTGATTATCCAAACCCTAAAAGGATCTTACATACTAGACGAAGCCGTGGTGGAAACGATTCGGTACTAA